DNA sequence from the Antarctobacter heliothermus genome:
ACCCGGCGATTTCCTCCGCCGTCTCGCCCTTCATCCGCAACAACATCAGCAGCGCGCCAACCGCCTCTGGCGCGGCCCCTGCCAGCATCTGCGCCATGGCGTCGGCGGCCTCATCCTCGGTCAGCGACCGCGACCGGCCTGGCCCGCGCCCAAGCGTGCGGACATGGTCCGACAGGCTCATTCCGCCGCTTCCTTGGCCTGAACCATGGTCAACAGGTCCGCTAGTTCCGGGCGGCAAGAACCGCAGTTTGTGCCCGCTTGCAGCGCGGCACCGATGGCTGCGACCGACATCAGGCCTTGATCCTCGATCCCGGCAAGGATGGTGTTCACCCCCACCCCGAAGCAGGAACACAGGATCGGTCCCGGGTCCGGCACATCCGCAGGCGACCGCCCCGACAACAGGCTCTGGTCAGGGGCATCCGGCAAGGTGGCAAGGTAGTCGCGCATCACCGCAACAGGTGTCGGCGACACGAACAACGCCGCAACCAGCCGACCGTTTTCGCGGAACGCCAACCGTGCAACACCCTGCCCCGGCCCATGCACAGAGGTCAGGTCTGCCTCTGGCAGATCGAATAGGCGACGCGCTGCGACCTCCCAATTGACTGGCGTGTCCAACCCCGCCAGTTCCGCGCGGCACCCTGCACTGGTCGTGCTGAGTGCCCAATAATCGACGTGCGGTGCCATCGGACGGGCCGACACAGCGAACCCGTACCACGCCGCTTGCAGGCGGGTCACACGCACGACGCTGGCCTTGCTTTCGGGCTGACCGGACACAGGATCGGTCACCGCCGCCACCAGCGCATCAATCCGGGCCGAGGGCGCGGTTTCTCCGGTCCAGTGCATCGGTGCAAAAACCTGTCCGGGCTGAACGGCATCGGTGATCCGCGCCCGCAAGATGGCCTTGCCCTGCGGGCTGTCTAACGTCACCAGATCGGCGGGACCGATCCCAAGGGCGCGCGCATCCTGCGGATGAATCTCGACAAACGGCTCTGCCAGATGGGCGGACAGACGTGGCGACAGGGCTGTGCGGGTCATCGTGTGCCACTGGTCACGGGTGCGTCCGGTGTTCAGCACAAATGGATAGCGCGGCGCGGTCCGGGCTGCCGGGGCGCGCCATGAAACGGGCAGAATACGCGCCTTGCCATCGGCATGATAAAAGCCACCCTCCGCGAAAAAGCGCCCGCCCTGACGGGACGCCGACACCGGCCATCGGGTGGGGGCCAGCGCGGCATAGCCCTCTGCGCCAAGGTCTTGCAGGCCGGAAATGTCGAAATCCCGCCCGAACCGTCCGGCAATACCCGACAGCGCGGCGTATTCGCGAAAAATCTCAACCGGCGACTGATAGTCGAACGCCTCTCGCCACCCCATGCGGCAACCGACCTCTGCCAAGATCTCCCAGTCAGGTCGCGTCGCACCGGGTGCAGGCAGGATCGCGCGCTGGCGGCTGATGGTGCGGTCGGAATTGGTGACGGTGCCGTCCTTCTCCGCCCACGCACTGGTGGGCAGCAACACATCCGCCAATCGTGCGGTGTCCGTGGCGGCGGTGATGTCGCTGACGACCGTAAAGGGGCAGGCCGCGATGGCGTCGCGCACCGCATCGGCATCGGGCATCGACACGGCGGGGTTGGTGTGGATGATCCACAGCGCCTTGATCCGCCCATTGCCCACGGCGCGAAACATGTCCACCGCCTTGAGGCCCGGACGGTCCGGCACAAAGGGGGCCGCCCAGAAATCGCGCACGGCTGCGCGGTGATCGGCGTTTTCCAGATCCAGATGACAGGCCAGCATATTCGACAGCCCGCCCACCTCGCGCCCCCCCATGGCGTTGGGCTGGCCGGTAACCGATAGCGGGCCAGAGCCCGGCTTTCCAACGCGGCCGGTGGCAAGGTGACAGTTCAGAATCGCGTTGACCTTGTCGCTGCCACTGCTGGACTGGTTCACGCCTTGGCTGAAGATGGTGACAACCTTTTCGGTGCCGATCCAGAGGCGGCAGAACTCGGCGATCTGTGCGGCATCCAGGCCGGTGACAGCATCGTCATCCAACGCTGCCTGTTCCAGCGCGGCCTCCAGACCCTGCGTGTGTGTCAGATAGCTGTGATCCAGTGCGCCAGCCCTGTCGATCTCGACCAGCAGCCGGTTGAACAGCGCCACATCCGATCCCGGTTGCAACGCCAGATGCATGTCGGCCCCGTCACAACTTGCCGTTCGGCGCGGGTCGATCACCACAATCTTGGTGCCGCGCTTTTTCCGTTCCGCCAGTACACGCTGATACAGTACCGGATGGCACCATGCGAGGTTCGACCCCACCAGCACCACAAGATCCGCCTCTTCGAGATCCTCATAGGTGCCGGGAACCGTGTCCGTGCCAAAGGCGCGCTTGTGTCCCGCCACGGTCGAGGCCATGCAAAGCCGCGAGTTGGTGTCGATATTGGCCGAGCCGATGAACCCTTTCATCAGCTTGTTGGCGACGTAGTAGTCCTCGGTCAGCAACTGGCCAGAGACGTAGAAGGCCACGCTGTCGGGGCCGTGCCGGGCGATGGTCTCTGAGAACCGCTCTGCCACCGTGTCCAGCGCCGTATCCCAATCGACCTCCTGCCCGCCGATCTGCGGAGCCAGCAGCCGCTGCCCCAACCCCACCGTTTCGCCCAGCGCCGAGCCTTTGGAACACAGCCGCCCGCGGTTTGCCGGGTGGTCGGGATCGCCGCGCACGTCCAGCCCGCCCGCACCGTCCGGCGTCAGCAGAACACCACAGCCCACACCGCAATAGGGGCAGGTCGAGCGGACGGCCTCACACCCGGCCCCGTCCATCACGCGACGCTCCGCTGGCGCAGCACAGAGCCGTCGATCTGGATGCGCCCGGCGTCGACGCGCACCGGATAGGTGGCGATGCGCCCCTCATCCGCGCCCTGCGCCTGACCGGTGTTCAGATCAAAGACCCAGTTGTGTAGCGGGCATGTCACCGATTGCCCGTGCACGATCCCGTCGGACAGCGGCCCCCCCTTGTGCGGGCAGGTGTCGGAGACGGCAAAGACCTCATCCGCAGCCGTCCGAAAGACGGCAATACAGCCGACGTTGGTTTTCAACACGCGTGCGCCGCGCAGCGGCACCTCATCAATCGCGCCAATGTCGATCCAGCTCATTCCGCCGCCTCCAGTGTCAGATCGGCGAGCGGCTGATAGCGCTCTGCCTGTTGTGCGTGCTCTGCCCACGGGTCCTTGCGGTAGATCTGCTGCGACAGCTCAAACGCCGCGATCAGACGCTTGCGTTCCTGAAGGTCGTCAACGACGCGCTCTTTGACCCAGTCCAGACCGACCTTGGCGACCCATTTATACGCCCGGTCCAGATACTTGGCGTTCTCGCGATAGAGCTGGACAAAGGCTACGGTCAGATCGATGGCCTCTTGTTCCGTCGCGGCGACGGCCAGCCCTTCGGTTTCCTTCAGGTCCATGCCCGCCGCACCCGCGACGCTGACCTGATAACCGCTGTCGACGCAGATGATTCCCACGTCTTTGCACGTCGCCTCGGCGCAGTTGCGCGGACAGCCAGAGACCGCCAGCTTTACCTTGTGCGGCGTCCATGACCCCCACAGCAGCTTTTCCAGCTTGATCCCCAAACCGGTGGAATCCTGCGTGCCAAAGCGGCAGTGATCGGTGCCGACACAGGTTTTGACCGTGCGCAACCCCTTGGAATAGGCGTGCCCGCTGACCATCCCGGCCTTGTTCAGATCATCCCAGATGAACGGCAAATCCGCCCCTTTGACGCCCAGCAGGTCGATCCGCTGGCCACCCGTCACCTTGACGGTCGGGACGTTGTATTTGTCCGCCGCATCGGCAATGGCGCGTAACTCATCCGCGGTGGTGATCCCGCCCCACATGCGCGGCACCACGCTGAAGGTGCCGTCCTTCTGGATGTTGGCGTGCTTGCGCTCATTGACGAACCGCGACTGCGGATCATCAAGGTATTCCACCGGCCAATCCGCCAGCAGGTAGAAATTCACCGCCGGGCGGCAGACATGGCAGCCGTTGCGCGTCTTCCAGCCCAGTTCCTGCCAAACCGCCTCCTGCGATTTCAGTTCCTGCGATTTGATCAACAGGCGCACGTCCTCATGCGTCAGGTCGCAACAGGTGCAGATCGGCTGCGCTGTCGGCATCTGGAAACTGTCGCCCAGCGTGACCTGCAACACCTGCTCGACCAGCCCGGTGCATGTCCCGCAAGAGGCGCTCGCCTTTGTCGTGGCCTTGATCGCGCCAAGATCGGTGGCGCCCCCGGCGATCGCCTCGACGATCTGTCCTTTGCAAATGCCGTTGCAACCGCAGATTTCCGCCTCAGGCGGCAAGGCTGCAACGGCTGAGAGAGGGTCCGTTTGGCCACCTCCCTGATAGGCGGGTCCAAAGATCAGCGTCTCGCGCATCTCTTCGATGTCGGTGCCGTCCTTGATCAGCCCGAAGAACCAATTGCCATCGGCGGTATCGCCGTACATCACCGCACCGATCAGGCGGTCGTCCTCCAGCACCAGCCGCTTGTAGATGCCGCGCGCCGGGTCGCGGAACACGATGTCTTCGCGCCCCTCGCCCTCGGCAAAGTCACCGGCGCTGAACAGGTCACAACCGGTGACTTTCAGCTTGGTTGCGATGTCCTTGACGACAAAGGCCGCCGGATCACCCATCAGCGTCTGCGCCAGCACCTTGGCCTGATCGTACAGCGGCGCGACCAAACCAAAGAGATGCCCGTTGAAGTCGACGCATTCGCCAACCGCGAAAATATCCGGATCCGACGTCATCATCTGCGCATCGATCTCGATGCCGCGCGCCACGCTTAGGCCCGCATCCGTTGCCAGCCGGATCTCCGGACGGATGCCCACGGCCATGACCACCAGATCGGCGGGCAAAGTCTCGCCGCTTTCCAGCAGCACCGCCTCGGCGCGGTCCTCTCCCAAAATCGCCTTGGTCGAGGCCTGGGTCTTGATGGTGATGCTGCGCTTTTCCAGATCGCGGCGCAACAGATAGCC
Encoded proteins:
- the nirB gene encoding nitrite reductase large subunit NirB, producing the protein MKQKLVVIGAGMASGRVLEHLTDAEPDKWDITLFNAEPRGNYNRIMLSPVLSGEKTYEEIITHDADWYAARGVTCRFGEAVTAINRDTKTVHGAGGEVPYDKLVIATGSAPFIIPVSGKDLPGVITYRDLDDTNAMVEAAGKGGSAVVIGGGLLGLEAAAGLSLRGMDVTVLHLNGHLMERQLDESAGYLLRRDLEKRSITIKTQASTKAILGEDRAEAVLLESGETLPADLVVMAVGIRPEIRLATDAGLSVARGIEIDAQMMTSDPDIFAVGECVDFNGHLFGLVAPLYDQAKVLAQTLMGDPAAFVVKDIATKLKVTGCDLFSAGDFAEGEGREDIVFRDPARGIYKRLVLEDDRLIGAVMYGDTADGNWFFGLIKDGTDIEEMRETLIFGPAYQGGGQTDPLSAVAALPPEAEICGCNGICKGQIVEAIAGGATDLGAIKATTKASASCGTCTGLVEQVLQVTLGDSFQMPTAQPICTCCDLTHEDVRLLIKSQELKSQEAVWQELGWKTRNGCHVCRPAVNFYLLADWPVEYLDDPQSRFVNERKHANIQKDGTFSVVPRMWGGITTADELRAIADAADKYNVPTVKVTGGQRIDLLGVKGADLPFIWDDLNKAGMVSGHAYSKGLRTVKTCVGTDHCRFGTQDSTGLGIKLEKLLWGSWTPHKVKLAVSGCPRNCAEATCKDVGIICVDSGYQVSVAGAAGMDLKETEGLAVAATEQEAIDLTVAFVQLYRENAKYLDRAYKWVAKVGLDWVKERVVDDLQERKRLIAAFELSQQIYRKDPWAEHAQQAERYQPLADLTLEAAE
- the nirD gene encoding nitrite reductase small subunit NirD, which codes for MSWIDIGAIDEVPLRGARVLKTNVGCIAVFRTAADEVFAVSDTCPHKGGPLSDGIVHGQSVTCPLHNWVFDLNTGQAQGADEGRIATYPVRVDAGRIQIDGSVLRQRSVA
- a CDS encoding nitrate reductase, coding for MDGAGCEAVRSTCPYCGVGCGVLLTPDGAGGLDVRGDPDHPANRGRLCSKGSALGETVGLGQRLLAPQIGGQEVDWDTALDTVAERFSETIARHGPDSVAFYVSGQLLTEDYYVANKLMKGFIGSANIDTNSRLCMASTVAGHKRAFGTDTVPGTYEDLEEADLVVLVGSNLAWCHPVLYQRVLAERKKRGTKIVVIDPRRTASCDGADMHLALQPGSDVALFNRLLVEIDRAGALDHSYLTHTQGLEAALEQAALDDDAVTGLDAAQIAEFCRLWIGTEKVVTIFSQGVNQSSSGSDKVNAILNCHLATGRVGKPGSGPLSVTGQPNAMGGREVGGLSNMLACHLDLENADHRAAVRDFWAAPFVPDRPGLKAVDMFRAVGNGRIKALWIIHTNPAVSMPDADAVRDAIAACPFTVVSDITAATDTARLADVLLPTSAWAEKDGTVTNSDRTISRQRAILPAPGATRPDWEILAEVGCRMGWREAFDYQSPVEIFREYAALSGIAGRFGRDFDISGLQDLGAEGYAALAPTRWPVSASRQGGRFFAEGGFYHADGKARILPVSWRAPAARTAPRYPFVLNTGRTRDQWHTMTRTALSPRLSAHLAEPFVEIHPQDARALGIGPADLVTLDSPQGKAILRARITDAVQPGQVFAPMHWTGETAPSARIDALVAAVTDPVSGQPESKASVVRVTRLQAAWYGFAVSARPMAPHVDYWALSTTSAGCRAELAGLDTPVNWEVAARRLFDLPEADLTSVHGPGQGVARLAFRENGRLVAALFVSPTPVAVMRDYLATLPDAPDQSLLSGRSPADVPDPGPILCSCFGVGVNTILAGIEDQGLMSVAAIGAALQAGTNCGSCRPELADLLTMVQAKEAAE